A stretch of Maniola hyperantus chromosome 15, iAphHyp1.2, whole genome shotgun sequence DNA encodes these proteins:
- the ksr gene encoding kinase suppressor of Ras 2, with the protein MDAESETEKKRIRDAIQTIETLQSMIDVSAKRLEGLRTVCSTSAELTQQEIRTLESKLVKHFSRQLVIKAQFKEDIQRELGHVPSLRQWLHVVGLSVDAIEVVLARISTLEALRERSDCEMRVMLRSARDEEVLRLIRAMQRLKSYTDALGRGDGAAELPLYWDSWERHGRGSPRAREDRNSNHKKGGKSPTTPINKRKQNVHLPAPATLTKSRSHESQLSVKPDASDLSDNSQSSAVGTTEGSPPASPREPEPDPPPARYHNTTVPAPPVPRSPRTPTVSGCMAHDIAHRFTKTFNMIATCDYCDKQMLFGSGLKCKECKFKCHRDCESKVPPSCGLPPEFVTAFKEKFHKDGGLYLTSSVGGRTLMQSVTPIRRRPPPAPHHHTGGPDSSSNTSSCNSSTPSSPALPAPGTPQPHHAHHPHHAHQPHQTHHNSKQQFHFPEVKPPVSSPNHTSAAQSPARSLVHQDTKEDLTSSIKSEGSGRVSLSGSGSTDDSRWPRQNSLSMKEWDIPYDELKLFEVIGTGRFGTVYRGSWHGAVAVKLLHVNALSDHSVPLDTFKHEVATFRKTRHENLVLFMGACMKPPRLAIVTSLCKGMTLFTHIHLRKDKFTNNKSVIVAQQISQGMGYLHARGIVHKDLKTKNIFLENGKVVITDFGLFSVTKLCFGNNARGDSLGIPPGWLCYLAPELVRALRPHASLHLPFSKATDVYAFGTVWYELLCGEYPFKGQPPEAIIWQVGKGVKQSLANMQASRDIKDILMLCWSYRSSERPDFPHLLSTLEKLPKKRLARSPSHPVHLSRSADSVF; encoded by the exons ATGGATGCAGAGAGCGAGACCGAAAAAAAGAGAATCCGTGATGCAATTCAGACTATAGAGACCCTGCAGTCGATGATAGACGTTTCGGCGAAAAGGCTCGAGGGTTTGAGGACAGTATGCTCGACGAGTGCAGAACTGACGCAGCAGGAGATCCGGACCCTGGAG AGCAAACTGGTGAAGCACTTCTCGCGACAGCTGGTGATTAAGGCGCAGTTCAAGGAGGACATTCAGCGGGAGCTCGGCCACGTGCCCAGCCTGCGGCAATGGCTGCACGTTGTGGGGCTCAGTGTTGATGCTATAGAG GTGGTTCTCGCCCGAATATCGACGCTTGAAGCCCTGAGGGAGCGGTCGGACTGCGAAATGAGGGTCATGTTGCGAAGCGCGCGAGATGAGGAGGTGTTGCGACTCATCCGGGCCATGCAGAGGCTAAAATCCTATACAG ATGCCTTAGGTCGGGGCGATGGTGCAGCGGAACTTCCTCTGTACTGGGACTCGTGGGAGCGCCACGGCCGAGGCTCCCCGAGAGCGCGGGAGGACCGGAACTCTAATCACAAGAAAG GCGGCAAATCTCCCACAACGCCGATAAACAAGAGAAAGCAGAACGTCCACCTCCCCGCGCCGGCCACTCTCACTAAGTCGCGCTCCCACGAGTCGCAACTCTCCGTCAAACCTGATGCATCCGACTTGAG TGATAATAGCCAATCCTCAGCGGTGGGAACGACGGAGGGCAGTCCGCCCGCCTCGCCGCGAGAACCCGAGCCCGACCCGCCGCCCGCCCGCTATCACAACACCACC GTCCCCGCGCCCCCCGTGCCCCGCTCCCCGCGCACGCCCACCGTGAGCGGCTGCATGGCGCACGACATCGCGCACCGCTTCACCAAGACCTTCAACATGATCGCGACGTGCGACTACTGCGACAAGCAGATGCTCTTCGGCTCCGGCCTCAAGTGCAAGGAGTGCAAGTTCAAGTGTCACCG AGATTGTGAAAGTAAAGTTCCTCCGTCGTGTGGCCTACCGCCTGAGTTCGTCACCgcatttaaagaaaaattccaCAAAGATG gTGGCTTGTACCTGACTTCGTCTGTGGGCGGGAGGACGCTAATGCAATCAGTCACGCCGATACGACGACGACCGCCCCCCGCGCCGCATCATCATACC GGTGGTCCAGACTCGTCATCGAATACATCCTCCTGCAATAGCTCAACGCCTTCGTCGCCCGCGCTTCCCGCGCCCGGCACGCCGCAACCGCACCACGCGCACCATCCGCACCACGCGCACCAACCGCACCAAACGCACCACAACTCCAAACAACAGTTCCACTTCCCAG AGGTAAAACCGCCGGTGTCCAGTCCGAACCACACGTCAGCGGCGCAGTCGCCGGCGAGGTCGCTCGTGCATCAGGACACCAAGGAAGACCTCACCTCCAGTATTAAAAGCG AAGGATCAGGTCGTGTGTCGCTAAGCGGATCCGGTTCCACGGACGACTCGAGATGGCCGCGACAAAACAGC TTGTCGATGAAAGAATGGGACATCCCATACGACGAGCTGAAACTGTTCGAGGTTATCGGCACGGGTCGCTTCGGCACGGTGTACCGCGGTAGCTGGCACGGCGCCGTGGCTGTGAAGTTGCTGCACGTCAACGCGCTCAGCGACCACTCCGTGCCGCTCGACACCTTCAAACACGAG GTCGCGACATTCCGAAAAACGCGTCACGAGAACCTAGTACTGTTCATGGGCGCGTGTATGAAGCCGCCGCGACTCGCCATCGTGACGTCACTGTGCAAGGGCATGACGCTGTTCACGCACATACACCTGCGCAAGGACAAGTTCACCAACAACAAGAGCGTCATCGTCGCGCAGCAGATCTCACAG GGTATGGGCTACCTCCACGCGCGGGGCATCGTGCACAAAGACCTGAAGACCAAGAACATCTTCCTGGAGAACGGGAAGGTGGTCATCACGGACTTCGGCCTCTTCAGCGTCACCAAGCTGTGCTTTGGGAACAA CGCCCGAGGTGACAGTCTGGGCATCCCGCCGGGCTGGCTGTGTTACTTGGCGCCCGAGCTGGTGCGAGCGCTGAGGCCGCACGCTTCCTTGCATCTACCGTTCTCCAAAGCCACTGATGTGTACGCCTTCGG GACAGTATGGTACGAGCTTCTGTGCGGTGAATACCCTTTCAAGGGACAACCTCCGGAAGCCATCATCTGGCAAGTGGGCAAGGGAGTCAAACAGTCGCTAGCCAACATGCAGGCCTCTAGAGATATTAAG GACATCCTAATGCTATGCTGGTCATATAGATCAAGCGAGCGACCAGACTTCCCCCACCTCCTTTCTACTCTAGAGAAATTGCCGAAAAAGCGGCTAGCGCGCTCTCCCTCGCACCCCGTACATCTGTCCCGCTCTGCCGACTCGGTGTTCTGA
- the Rrp40 gene encoding exosome complex component RRP40 produces the protein MKVSIGDVVLPGDYCEEISTIGEKSRVIIGPGLRKEVDRVYITKAGVLKKRNPSTYWIDSYQKRYVPSRGENVIGVVTQKAGDIFRVDVGGSSTAALSYLSFEGATKKNRPEVQVGDIIYAKMLIASKDMEPELVCVDSHGKKGRLGVLNGGFLFKCSLNLVRKILNPNCPLLASLKNEWPFEIAAGMNGRIWIKANSMRETIAVGNAILGAEFLNDEEIKKMCNNIAAILAGHVS, from the coding sequence ATGAAAGTATCAATTGGTGACGTTGTCCTGCCGGGCGATTACTGCGAAGAAATCTCGACAATCGGTGAAAAATCGCGTGTGATAATCGGCCCAGGCTTACGAAAAGAAGTTGACCGTGTTTATATTACAAAAGCCGGTGTTCTGAAGAAAAGAAATCCATCTACGTATTGGATAGATAGTTACCAGAAGCGATATGTACCTTCGAGAGGTGAAAATGTTATAGGCGTTGTTACTCAAAAAGCTGGGGATATTTTTCGAGTTGACGTTGGCGGGAGTAGTACAGCAGCTTTATCCTATTTGTCCTTCGAAGGAGCCACTAAGAAGAACAGGCCAGAAGTCCAAGTTGGAGATATTATTTATGCTAAAATGTTAATAGCAAGCAAAGATATGGAGCCTGAGCTAGTTTGTGTAGATTCACATGGCAAAAAAGGTCGATTGGGTGTGTTAAACGGTGGCTTTTTATTCAAATGTTCACTGAACCTTGTAAGAAAGATTCTTAACCCTAACTGTCCTTTACTGGCGTCTTTGAAGAATGAGTGGCCATTTGAAATCGCTGCGGGCATGAATGGCAGAATTTGGATCAAGGCAAACTCGATGAGGGAAACTATAGCAGTTGGCAATGCTATTTTAGGGGCTGAGTTTTTGAATGATGaggaaataaagaaaatgtgTAATAACATTGCTGCTATATTGGCTGGACATGTATCATAG